DNA from Rhizobacter sp. J219:
CGCTCCAGGTCTGAACTCAGTCCCCAACGGTCTTGGACGCGAGTATCAGCGTTTCGAGGAATCAAGCCTCCCCAACCCTCGGCAGGATTTCACACGTCGCTACGCAAGTTGGGCTTCATCGTCACCGGCACCCCCAGGCGATGCACTCGCCAGGCTCCGGCGGGGTCTCGGCTGGCGGTGCGAGCAGGCGGTTTGTTGACGGCGCTCAAAGCTGCGCCCGGCCGTTCACGCGACAGTGCGCCCCAAGGAGAAGATGCATGAGCGAGACAACTTCTGGCCCTTCCGTCAAGACGCAGGAACGGCGCAGCCTGATCTTTCTGTCGGTCGTGATGGCGCCGCTGCTGGCGGTCGTCGTGGTCTCCGGCTATGGCTTCCTGGTCTGGGTCTACCAGATGTTCGCCGGCCCCCCGGGCGGCTGAGCGGGAGATGCCCATGGGCCACGCCAACCCCGAACTCCACATCGCCAGCCTGGTGGTGCACGCCACGCCGAAACGCGCACCCGGCATCGCCGTCGGCATCGACGTGCTGCCTGGCGCCCAGGTACATGCCGTGACCGAGGGCGGCAAGCTCGTGGTCACCCTGGAGGCCGACTCCGCCGACGCGATGCTCGCGCAGATCGGCCACCTCCAGCGAACCCCTGGCGTGCTCAGCGCCACCGTGGTCTACCAGTGCATCGACAGCGTCGATGCCATGAACCAGTTGATGACCGAACCATCGACGATCAATCAAGAGGTGCCCGATGGCCATCGTCCGTCGTGATTTCATCCGCAACACCGCCGCCGCCACCGCCGCGATGGTGGCCGGCGTGCCGCTGCCCGGCATGGCCCAGGCCCCCGCGTCACCGCAAGACCCGAACGTGAAGTGGTCGAAGGCGCCCTGCCGCTTCTGCGGCACCGGCTGCGGCGTGACCGTGGGCGTGAAGGACAACCGCGTCATCGCCACGCAGGGCGACGTGCAGGCCGAGGTCAACAAGGGCCTCAACTGCGTCAAGGGCTACTTCCTCAGCAAGATCATGTACGGCGAGGACCGGCTCACCAAGCCGCTCCTGCGCATGAAGAACGGCCAGTACGACAAGAACGGCGAGTTCCAGCAGGTGAGCTGGGACATGGCCTTCGACACCATGGCCACGCAATGGAAGAAGGCGCTCAAGGAAAAGGGCCCGACGGCGGTCGGCATGTTCGGCTCCGGCCAGTGGACGGTGTGGGAGGGCTACGCCGCGCTCAAGCTGATGAAGGCGGGTTTCCGCACCAACAACATCGACCCCAACGCGCGCCACTGCATGGCCTCGGCGGTGGCCGGGATGATGCGCACTTTCGGCATGGACGAGCCGATGGGCTGCTACGACGACATCGAGGCGGCCGATGCCTTCGTGCTCTGGGGCTCCAACATGGCCGAGATGCACCCGGTGCTGTGGACGCGGGTCACCGACCGGCGCCTGTCGGCCGCGCATGTGAAGG
Protein-coding regions in this window:
- a CDS encoding chaperone NapD is translated as MGHANPELHIASLVVHATPKRAPGIAVGIDVLPGAQVHAVTEGGKLVVTLEADSADAMLAQIGHLQRTPGVLSATVVYQCIDSVDAMNQLMTEPSTINQEVPDGHRPS
- the napE gene encoding periplasmic nitrate reductase, NapE protein: MSETTSGPSVKTQERRSLIFLSVVMAPLLAVVVVSGYGFLVWVYQMFAGPPGG